AGGAGCCAGGCACCGCGTATTGTAAACTTATCGTCGAACGTAGGCTCACTAACCATGCACGCCCAGGGAGCGCCATTAATGAAAACTTTTGCTTACAACAGCAGTAAGACGGCCCTCAATAGTTATACCGTGCATTTGGCCAACGCGTACGGCAGCACGCCGTTGAAGGTAAACTCTGCGCATCCCGGCTGGCTGAAAACGGACATGGGCACCTCTTACGCTCCAATGGAGGTGGCGGAAGGCGTGGAGACCGTTTTATGGCTGGCTACCCTGCCGGCTGACGGCCCGAGTGGCGGATTTTTCCACAAACAAGAACGGATAGACTGGTAATACGGATAACGCCCGCCTTGTGCGGGCGTGGTTTTTATAGTTATGACGATAGTTTTTATACCTTTATGATCATTTGCACCACTGACACGCGAAGACGAAACCGAGTTTGCCGACCATTAAGACATACGACGAGCAGGAGCTGCTGAGCCGCATTGCGGACGGTGATGCCACCGTATATCCCTATTTGCACGATACTTTCTACAACGCCCTCGTTTACTTTTCCCTCAGTATTATTGAAGACCAACAACAAGCGGAAGACATTGCCATCGACTCGCTCGTAAAACTATGGCAGGCCCCCACCCGTTTTGCATCGATCGGCAAACTACGCGGATACCTTTTTACACTCTCCCGGAATGCAAGCCTGAATTATCTCAAACACTTGCGTATGCGCGAACGCAGCGAACAGGAACTTACGGCGCCGGATACACTGGTAGATGAGCGCCTGGAAGCATTGATCGTAGAGTCGGACCTGGTGCGACTCGTATACCAGGAGATCGAACGTTTGCCGGAATCGTATCGTCAGGTGATGGAACTGCTGTATGTACAGGATTTGAGCGCGGCTGAAGCGGCAAAACAACTCGGTATTACCATGGAAAATCTGCGGCAACGTAAAGGCCGTGCGATAAAAGAACTAAAAAATGAGCTACTCCGTAAAGGACTGAGCAACAAGCTTTTATCCCTACTCTTCTAGGAGGGAACACCACCTGCTATTTTAGTAAATGATTTTGCCAATACTAAAAATGGATTTAGTTTTGAGTGGCTGCCACCGTTAACCGTTTAAAACATATTATTTATGTCCCAAAATGAAATGCAAACAATTTTAACGGCAATCGCATCACTTAACAACAGATTTGACAGGCTTGAAACTGAATTCGGAACGTTTAAAAATGAATTCGGATCCTTCAAAAGCGAATTCGGATCCTTCAAAAGCGAGTTCGGTTCCTTCAAAACTGAGTTCGGATCCTTCAAAACTGAGTTCTACTTACTTAAAAGTGAGATGACAAACAGATTTGATGAGATTGACGAACGGTTCAATGTAATCGAAACGGAAGTAAAAACGCTCCGAAATGAAACGAACGTAAGGTTCAATGCACTCGAAGAAAGGCTCAGCACTGTCGAAACGCAGGTAGTGTTACTTAGAAATGACACGAACGCGCTGGGAGAAAAACTTACCAAAGTCGAAACGCAAGTCGGCTCCCTTCGCACCGAAATGAGCGGACGATTCGATGTAGTCGACGCCAGGTTGATACACATCGAGTCAGACCTGGACAAAATCGAAGTATGGACAGGCTACCGCGCAGATCATCGGCTGCCGGAAGTTCGCAGGAAAACGGAAACGGCTACTGCTTAAATTCAACCAACTGAAAGTCTTTGAGGCCTCACTGTCAAGCAGTGCAGGCCTTTTTTATGCCAAATAGCTGTTTTTTTCAGAAACCGTGTCACGCTCCGTCCCCTTCAGTTGTTCTACTCTTAAACAACCAAAATGCCGCCGGAGGATTTTCCCAATTTTGACATGACTTTCCTGGAAACAATAGCTGTATTACTGCAAAAGCAGCTGGCGGGAGAAGTACTTTCTCCGGACGAGCAGCTGTCCCTGGCCGCCTGGAAGCAACAATCCGCCTATAACCAGGCCCTGGCCGACAAACTGAACTCCCCCGAGCAACTGCAACAATTGCTGCTCCAATGGCATACTATCGAACAACGCCGGGAACATAACAAACAGCGGGGCATGGAACGCCTGGCGCAACTTACTGCACCTGCCCGCCGTCTGCCGTTACTGCGTCGCAGAAGCTTCCAGGTTGCCGCAGCAGTCGCGCTGCTCATCAGTGCCGGCGTTTATGTCTGGACTACACAACGGCCCGATCAATCAGAAACCGTCGCTTCCAACAATACGATCATCGCACCCGGTCGCGAAGGCGCCATCCTTACGCTGGCAGATGGCTCGCAGGTGGTGCTGGACAGTGTAGCCAACGGCGTAGTGGCCAACCAGGGGGGCGCACAGGTCATGTTGCAGAACGGGCAGCTCGCATATGGTAATACGGGCAATGCCGCCACTGTCAACACGATCACAACGCCTAAAGGCCGCCAGTTTAAACTGTTATTGCCCGATGGCAGTAAGGTTTGGCTGAACGCCGCCAGCGCTATTACTTTTCCTACGGCGTTTACCGGCAACGAACGGCGCATCAGCCTGCAGGGCGAAGCATATTTTGAGATCGCGAAGAACCCCCAGCAGCCCTTTATGGTAAATATTGCAGAAGCGGTAAACGTGGAAGTGTTGGGCACCAGCTTCAACATCCACGCGTATCAGAACGAAAACAGTATTAAAACCACCTTACTGGATGGCGCTGTAAAACTGCTCGCCTATCAGCAGTCGCAAGTGTTGAAGCCCGGCCAGCAGGCTGCGGTTACGTCTTCCAAAGCTAACATTACACTCATCCCTAACCCCGATATAGATAAAGCGATGGCCTGGAAAAACGGCCTTTTCAATTTTGACGACGCCAGCCTCGAAGAAGTCATGCGCGAGCTGGAACGTTGGTACGACATCGAAGTGGTATACGCCACAGGTATTCCCCGCAGCCGGTTCGGCGGCGAGATCAACAAACAGAACACTTTACAGGACGTCTTACAGATCCTGGAGAAATCGGATGTACACTTTAGACTGGAACAAGGCCGGAAGCTGGTTGTAATGCCCTGAGTGGCACGCTATGCATAACAACGAAAATTAAACGACGCTATCAACCAAATTTTAAACTAAAACGCTTTCAACTAATGGGAACTTAAAAGACATCCAGGGGCGCCCATAAAGAAGCCGAAGGCGCTTGCAACACCTTCGGCGGATGGCAGGGCCGACCCTATAAACAATTTTCTTTCGGGGAACAATCGCTTATTTATCAACCCAAACCAGACGTAAGTTATGGATTTTACAGCTTATCCCAAGCCGTGTGTGACCGCTATGCCCTCGTGGCAGCGGACGGCTGGGGCAACATCAACCAAATCGCTGTTGCCGGCGTTTGCACAACATTACCGTGCCCGGGCAGCCTCAATTGTGCTAGCAATGAAATTGACAATTGTTCTATTAACCGTTGTACTTGTTCAGGTACAGGCAGCCGTGGTAGCGCAAACCGTATCGCTTACCGGAAAAAATATCCCGGTTAAAAAGGTGCTGCAAACGATTAAACAGCAAACGGGTTATGTAACCTTCTACAACCAGGATATGCTGTCGGCCGCCCGCCCTGTTACGCTGGACGTCGACAAACTGCCTTTGGACGAGGTGCTGGCGCTTATCTCAAAAGACCAACCTTTCCGCTTTGAAGTGAAGGAAGCTACAAAAACGATCATGCTGTCGCCCCGCGCACCTGCTGCTGTAGTGGGCGGCAATGGGAACGTGATCGATGCGGTGGTATTTAAGAACGTGTCGGGCCGTGTAACGGATAGTACCGATAATTCACCGATGCCGGGAGCCTCGGTGAGGATACAGGGCAAACAACGCAGTGTATCAACCGACGCGCAGGGCCGTTTCCAGATTGATGCGGAGCCTGGAGATGTGCTGGTCATCACTTATGTAGGATACCGCCCTACGTACTATACCGTACGCAGCGACGGACGTGCGGCTAACATCAGCATGGCACCGGCCATCTCCACCATGAATAATGTGGTGGTAACGGGTATCTTTAACAAACCACAGGAGAGTTATACCGGCGCGGCAAAAGTGATTACGGCGAAGGAGCTGCAACGCTTCCAGGGACGTAACATCTTTGTGACGATCGGTAACATTGATCCGGCCTTCTACATTGCACCCAACAACGCGGCGGGTTCTGACCCGAACCAGTTGCCAGATGTGCAGCTTCGCGGCACACGTAATCTCCCTAACATCGACCAGTTGCAGGACAACACGTCTGCGGCACTTAACACACCACTCATCATCCTCGATGGTTTTCCGACCACACTGCAACGGATGATGGACCTGAACAATAACCAGATCGAGTCTATCACCTTACTAAAAGATGGTTCTGCCACTGCACTTTACGGTTCGCGTGGTGCAAACGGCGTAATCGTTATTACGACGAAGCCACCATCTGGAGGGCGATTACAGCTCACTTACCGCGGCGGCTTAAACCTGAGCATGCCCGACCTGAGCAGCTACGACCTGCTTAACGCCCGTGAAAAGCTGGAGCTGGAACGTGTTTCAGGGTTTTATGCAAGTGCCACTAAAGATCCACTCGCCAACATTGGCTTACAACAATATTACAACGCGATCAAGGAGAAAGTAGAAGGTGGACTTAACACTGACTGGATCTCAAAACCGCTGCGCACCGAAGTAGACCAGAACCACTCCATTCGCCTGGATGGTGGTGAAAACGCTTTCCGGTACGCGCTGGAAGGTCAGTACAACCGCATTAACGGCGCCATGAAAGGCTCCAAACGCGAAACGCTGAATGCGACTATGGATATTACCTATCGCATGCCTAAGCTCAACTTTCGCAATAACCTGATCGTGGGTAACATGAAAGGCACCCAGTCGCCGTGGGGCTCTTTCAGTGACTATGTGAAACTAAATCCTTACTGGAGTCCGTACGAAGCAAACGGCCAGGTTGCGAAAACATTTAACCCGTTCAACTGGGATTACTGGACGCAGGTTTCCGGCCACGGCACCACGCCGTACCCTAACCCGATGTATGATGCTACCTTGAACACCTTCAACAAAAGCGGCTACAATTCTATTACCAATAACTTCCAGGTAGAATGGTTGCCAGTAAAGAATTTGTCCATCCGTGGCGGCCTGGGCATCAATACCCAGGATAACAATGCCGATATCTTCAAACCAGCCTCCCACTCTTCCTTTGCGGGATACAGCGAAGCAGATATCATCCGTAAAGGCAGCTACGAATATGCCAGCGGAAAACAATCTGCCTACAGTGCGAACCTTACGGCGAACTACTTCAATACTTTCAAGGGCGGCCATACCCTTACCCTGGGCGCGTCGTTGGATATGAACGAAGAGAAACGCCACGAATATCGCTTTATGGCGGAAGGCTTCCCGGATGAGAGCATCAACTTCCTGGGCATGGCGTTACAATATGCTTCAGGCGGAAAACCGAAAGGCACCGAAGCTACCACCCGCAGAATTGGCGTAGTAGGTAACGTGAACTATGCCTACCGCGAGCGTTACTTTGCCGACCTTGCCTACAGGATGGACGGCGCCTCGCAGTTTGGCCTGGACAAACGTTTTGCGCCATTCTGGAGTGCTGGCCTTGGCTGGAATGTACATTCAGAAGCATTCATGCAACCTTACCTTCATGCCATCAACCGGTTACGCGTACGTGGGTCCTATGGTGTGACTGGCAACCAGGCGTTCTCGGCCTACCAGGCGCTGGCGACCTATAGTTACATCGTGGATAATCACTATAAAAACTGGCTCGGCGCTACGCAAACCACCTTGGGCAATCCCAACCTGCAATGGCAGAAAACCGGCAAATCCAATATCGGTATAGAATCTGAGTGGTTCAAGAGCCGCATCATTCTGCAGGCAGATGTGTACAAAGAAAAAACCTCTAACCTGCTTTCATCCCTCGAATTGCCTTACTCTAACGGCTTTACCAGCTATGTAGAGAACATTGGCAAACTGGACCAGGTAGGTTTTGAGCTGATGGCAAGTGTAGTATTGATACGCAATACCGCCAAACGTTTGAACTGGTCGGTAACGGGCAACGTTACGCACAACCGTGACCAGATCGTTGCACTATCGAATGCTATGAAAGCAGCGAACGACAAACTGGCCTTACTCACCAACGGTAATTCTCCCAACAGGATCATCCGCGAAGGTGCTTCCCAGAATACGATTTACGCCGTTCGTTCATTGGGTATTGATCCCAGTACCGGTAAAGAATTGTTCCTCACCAAAGACGGCGACGTGACTTACCTCTGGAACCCGGCCGACCGTGTGGCAACAGGTTTGAGTCAGCCTAAGTACCGCGGCAACTTCAGCTCCCTGTTCCGTTACGGCAACTTCAGCGCAAACGCATCTTTCGGTTATCGTTTTGGTGGCCAGCTGTATAACCAAACACTGATCGACAAGATCGAGAACGCCGATAAGATGTTTAACGTAGATGCGCGTGTATTCTACGACCGTTGGAAACAACCAGGCGATCGCACCTTCTTCCGCGGCATCAATGAAGTGGTTTACTCCTATCCTTCCTCCCGCTTTGTGCAGGATGAAAGGACCCTCGTTTGCCAGAACGTAAACCTGTCGTACGACGTATACGGTCGCGCGTGGCAGGACCGGATCGGCATGAAGTCGCTGACGATTACAGTAAACACCGGCGAGTTATTCTACACTTCGAGTGTACGCCAGGAGCGCGGACTTGACTTCCCGTTCACCCGCCAGGTTTCATTGAATGTGTTCGCCATTTTCTAATTCAGACATCAACATGAAAAAAATAATTATCTCTGCTATACTACTCGGCGCTTTTGCTGTAACCGGCTGTAACAAATGGCTGGACGTAAAACCCGTAGCCGAAACGACGAAGGACGAGCTGTTCAAAAGCCAGAAGGGCTTCCGCGACGCGCTTACCGGCGCCTACATTCACATGAAACATAGTGATGCGTATGGAAACGCCATGATGTGGGGTAACATCGAATTTTTAGCCCGCAACTGGGACGTGAGCAGCACTGCCAACCTGGCGATGAACAACCTGGTGAACGCCAACTATACCGACGCAGCCGTTCGTACCTGGATGGATAACACTTATGCCGCTTTGTATAAGATCGTTGCCGACGTTAACAGCATCCTTGAAAACATAGACATCAAAAAGAACATTTTCACGGACGAAAACTATTCCCTCATTAAGGGGGAAGCGCTGGCCTTACGCGCCTTCGCTCACTTTGACGTGTTGCGTATGTTTGGGCCCGTGCCAGACAATCCGGCTGCAACTATTGAGCTGCCTTACGTACAGGCAGTATCGTCCCAGATTGTAGAGCCAATAGGTTTTCTGCCATTCACTCAACAAATACTGGCCGACCTCGACGCGGCGGAAATATTGTTGAAGGATACCGATCCCTTTGTTCACTATTCCCGTGCAGAACTGAATCCCCCGTCGAGCATGCCGCCACCTTACGTGGTAGCAGACGACTTCTACATGTATCGCCAGATCCGTTTTAACTATTATGCTGTACTGGCATTGAAAGCCCGTGTATACATGTGGTTATCTGCCCAGGACCCGGCGCAAAAAGCGAATGCTGCTAAATACGCGCAGATGGTGATCGATGCCAAAGACCACAACGGTACTCCCACCTTCCGCCTTGGCAGAGAAAGCGACCGTGTAGCCGGCGACTATACCATGACGCCGGAGCATATCACTGCGCTGCATGTATTCAACCTGAATGATATTGCGAATAATACTTTTGGAGAGGGAGGCCCGCTGTCCAGATACGACCTCAACGTAAGCGACGGCTACTACTACCTGAACAACCTGTTCCCTGTATCGGAGCGTGTATCCGACGTAAGATGGACAGGCATGTGGGCGTACAAAACAACCCCGGGTGCGACGAACTATGCGATGTACCGCAAGTTTAACCAACGTTCCAATGCGCCGTTTTTACAGGTTCCGCTGCTGCGGTTGAGCGAAATGTACCTCGTACTCACCGAGTGCGCGGCTACCAAAAGCGAAGCCGAAAGCTTTTACCGGACCTATGCCGATCAGAAAGGCATTCCGTTCGTGAACGGCTTTGCTACCAGCGGCTGGGAAGCAGATCGTAAGAATAAATTGATCCGCGAATATGTGCGGGAGTTTTATGCGGAAGGACAAACCTTCTTTACTTACAAACGCTTTAACCTGGCGAACCTGCCCGCTAACTGGACCTACGTGTACTACAACGGAAGCGCCGCACGCTACATAGTGCCTAAACCTGATCGTGAAATCAATTATCACAACAAGTAATGACAGCAATGAAGAAATTCACTTTTTATACAATTGCGTTGCTAAGCATGGCAATAGCCTGCAAAAAGGCGGAGAACCTGCTGTACAGCGACATTTACCGCGTGCAACTGGCCGATACATCGATCATGAGCAGCACTTTTATTTATGATGATGCGGCGATCGTTACCGATACGCTTTATATCAAAGTGCCGACGATTGGGGGCATCAGCGACAAAGATCGCCCGGTGAAGCTGGAACAGGCGATGGAATACGACATTTCACTCGTGCGCGATCCGTTGACGAACGAGATCACCGACACGATTAAAACACCCAGGCCGTTTACCGCACAGGCAGGCGTGCATTATGTAGATTTTAATGACCCTTCCCTGGCTGCATTGATGGTCGTAAAAGCCAATGAAGACACCGGCCTGATTCCCATCGTACTAAAGCGTGATGCGAGCCTGAAGGCCAACAGTTACAGACTACGGGTGCAACTGGCGGCGAATGGAACATTTGGCTTGGGCGAGCAGAAAATGCGTGCCCGTACCATCGTGTTCTCCGATCGCCTTGAACGTTTCGACTCCTGGCGGAACGACAACTATACATCTGCCGCGTTTCTTGCTTTTGGAAAGTACAGCATTGGCAAACATCAGTTTATGATCGACGTGCTGAAAACGAACATCGACGAAGCCTGGTTTAAAGCCCTGGCAGCTGCCGGCGCCACCGGTCATTATACCAACTACATGAAAGCAGCGCTTAAAACCTTCAATGAAGACCCGGCCAATATCGCCAGCGGCAAATCGCCTGTGCGCGAAACGAGTGCTGCCGATAGTGCACCCATCACCTTCTAACACAACAATCGCATCAACATGAAAAAGATATATATCATTGCTGCCTGCCTCCTGGTAATACTGGCCGGCGCGTGCAGCAAAGACGACAGCTCCGGCATCACGAACCCGCTGCCCGCCGTGGAAGTAGATG
This genomic interval from Chitinophaga horti contains the following:
- a CDS encoding RNA polymerase sigma factor, with protein sequence MPTIKTYDEQELLSRIADGDATVYPYLHDTFYNALVYFSLSIIEDQQQAEDIAIDSLVKLWQAPTRFASIGKLRGYLFTLSRNASLNYLKHLRMRERSEQELTAPDTLVDERLEALIVESDLVRLVYQEIERLPESYRQVMELLYVQDLSAAEAAKQLGITMENLRQRKGRAIKELKNELLRKGLSNKLLSLLF
- a CDS encoding FecR family protein is translated as MPPEDFPNFDMTFLETIAVLLQKQLAGEVLSPDEQLSLAAWKQQSAYNQALADKLNSPEQLQQLLLQWHTIEQRREHNKQRGMERLAQLTAPARRLPLLRRRSFQVAAAVALLISAGVYVWTTQRPDQSETVASNNTIIAPGREGAILTLADGSQVVLDSVANGVVANQGGAQVMLQNGQLAYGNTGNAATVNTITTPKGRQFKLLLPDGSKVWLNAASAITFPTAFTGNERRISLQGEAYFEIAKNPQQPFMVNIAEAVNVEVLGTSFNIHAYQNENSIKTTLLDGAVKLLAYQQSQVLKPGQQAAVTSSKANITLIPNPDIDKAMAWKNGLFNFDDASLEEVMRELERWYDIEVVYATGIPRSRFGGEINKQNTLQDVLQILEKSDVHFRLEQGRKLVVMP
- a CDS encoding SusC/RagA family TonB-linked outer membrane protein — protein: MKLTIVLLTVVLVQVQAAVVAQTVSLTGKNIPVKKVLQTIKQQTGYVTFYNQDMLSAARPVTLDVDKLPLDEVLALISKDQPFRFEVKEATKTIMLSPRAPAAVVGGNGNVIDAVVFKNVSGRVTDSTDNSPMPGASVRIQGKQRSVSTDAQGRFQIDAEPGDVLVITYVGYRPTYYTVRSDGRAANISMAPAISTMNNVVVTGIFNKPQESYTGAAKVITAKELQRFQGRNIFVTIGNIDPAFYIAPNNAAGSDPNQLPDVQLRGTRNLPNIDQLQDNTSAALNTPLIILDGFPTTLQRMMDLNNNQIESITLLKDGSATALYGSRGANGVIVITTKPPSGGRLQLTYRGGLNLSMPDLSSYDLLNAREKLELERVSGFYASATKDPLANIGLQQYYNAIKEKVEGGLNTDWISKPLRTEVDQNHSIRLDGGENAFRYALEGQYNRINGAMKGSKRETLNATMDITYRMPKLNFRNNLIVGNMKGTQSPWGSFSDYVKLNPYWSPYEANGQVAKTFNPFNWDYWTQVSGHGTTPYPNPMYDATLNTFNKSGYNSITNNFQVEWLPVKNLSIRGGLGINTQDNNADIFKPASHSSFAGYSEADIIRKGSYEYASGKQSAYSANLTANYFNTFKGGHTLTLGASLDMNEEKRHEYRFMAEGFPDESINFLGMALQYASGGKPKGTEATTRRIGVVGNVNYAYRERYFADLAYRMDGASQFGLDKRFAPFWSAGLGWNVHSEAFMQPYLHAINRLRVRGSYGVTGNQAFSAYQALATYSYIVDNHYKNWLGATQTTLGNPNLQWQKTGKSNIGIESEWFKSRIILQADVYKEKTSNLLSSLELPYSNGFTSYVENIGKLDQVGFELMASVVLIRNTAKRLNWSVTGNVTHNRDQIVALSNAMKAANDKLALLTNGNSPNRIIREGASQNTIYAVRSLGIDPSTGKELFLTKDGDVTYLWNPADRVATGLSQPKYRGNFSSLFRYGNFSANASFGYRFGGQLYNQTLIDKIENADKMFNVDARVFYDRWKQPGDRTFFRGINEVVYSYPSSRFVQDERTLVCQNVNLSYDVYGRAWQDRIGMKSLTITVNTGELFYTSSVRQERGLDFPFTRQVSLNVFAIF
- a CDS encoding RagB/SusD family nutrient uptake outer membrane protein, coding for MKKIIISAILLGAFAVTGCNKWLDVKPVAETTKDELFKSQKGFRDALTGAYIHMKHSDAYGNAMMWGNIEFLARNWDVSSTANLAMNNLVNANYTDAAVRTWMDNTYAALYKIVADVNSILENIDIKKNIFTDENYSLIKGEALALRAFAHFDVLRMFGPVPDNPAATIELPYVQAVSSQIVEPIGFLPFTQQILADLDAAEILLKDTDPFVHYSRAELNPPSSMPPPYVVADDFYMYRQIRFNYYAVLALKARVYMWLSAQDPAQKANAAKYAQMVIDAKDHNGTPTFRLGRESDRVAGDYTMTPEHITALHVFNLNDIANNTFGEGGPLSRYDLNVSDGYYYLNNLFPVSERVSDVRWTGMWAYKTTPGATNYAMYRKFNQRSNAPFLQVPLLRLSEMYLVLTECAATKSEAESFYRTYADQKGIPFVNGFATSGWEADRKNKLIREYVREFYAEGQTFFTYKRFNLANLPANWTYVYYNGSAARYIVPKPDREINYHNK
- a CDS encoding DUF4843 domain-containing protein, with protein sequence MKKFTFYTIALLSMAIACKKAENLLYSDIYRVQLADTSIMSSTFIYDDAAIVTDTLYIKVPTIGGISDKDRPVKLEQAMEYDISLVRDPLTNEITDTIKTPRPFTAQAGVHYVDFNDPSLAALMVVKANEDTGLIPIVLKRDASLKANSYRLRVQLAANGTFGLGEQKMRARTIVFSDRLERFDSWRNDNYTSAAFLAFGKYSIGKHQFMIDVLKTNIDEAWFKALAAAGATGHYTNYMKAALKTFNEDPANIASGKSPVRETSAADSAPITF